In Thalassococcus arenae, a single window of DNA contains:
- a CDS encoding FCD domain-containing protein: MPASAKATGVADLTARQIEDLILEGSLRSGEPLLSEREMAERLQVSRPTLRQSLKLLEERGLIVSGPDGSKSVARLAVGLIDPLMALIATRPDISDNYLELRATLERMAATLAATRATDVDRDALRACVARIEAAHGLADPAAEAEADLDLHVTVYEACHNAVLLQIMRALIGMLRQGVFLNRERLYALPEVRETLRNQHIAIVDGILARDPEAAGAAAEAHMIYTREVLAEIASAEKRLQVSLRRIAGGDIAQRKVRSGG, translated from the coding sequence ATGCCTGCATCCGCCAAAGCCACAGGGGTCGCCGACCTGACCGCCCGGCAGATCGAAGACCTGATTCTCGAAGGTTCTCTGCGCTCGGGCGAACCGCTGTTGTCGGAACGCGAAATGGCTGAACGCCTGCAGGTGTCGCGCCCGACCCTGCGGCAAAGCCTCAAGCTGCTGGAGGAGCGCGGACTGATCGTGTCGGGGCCGGACGGCAGCAAGTCGGTGGCCCGACTGGCGGTCGGTCTGATCGATCCGCTGATGGCACTGATCGCCACACGGCCGGACATCTCGGACAATTACCTGGAACTGCGTGCCACGCTGGAACGGATGGCAGCCACGCTGGCCGCAACCCGCGCGACGGATGTGGACCGCGACGCGCTGCGAGCCTGTGTCGCCCGGATCGAGGCCGCCCACGGCCTGGCCGATCCCGCAGCCGAAGCCGAAGCGGATCTGGACCTGCATGTCACGGTCTACGAAGCCTGCCACAACGCCGTTCTGCTGCAGATCATGCGCGCGCTGATCGGCATGTTGCGGCAGGGTGTCTTTCTGAACCGCGAACGCCTGTACGCACTGCCCGAAGTGCGCGAAACGCTGCGCAACCAGCATATCGCCATCGTCGACGGCATTCTGGCACGCGATCCCGAAGCCGCGGGTGCCGCGGCAGAGGCCCACATGATCTATACGCGCGAGGTTCTGGCCGAAATCGCATCGGCGGAAAAGCGGTTGCAGGTATCCCTGCGCCGGATCGCCGGGGGCGACATCGCGCAGCGCAAGGTGCGGTCAGGCGGCTGA
- a CDS encoding LacI family DNA-binding transcriptional regulator has product MASAVKRRASTSFEVPRAEGEGRVTLAKWPRISSLGSSVIHRYTLRQHFFRDDDTPFRKWRSKMVETLGIFVKDLGVTIYLIVRQFVSGKPTLGTVAKAAGVSIPTVSQVLRGTGRISEQTRDKVLETARQLHYVPNSRAAAIRSGDNHEIGFVINQLQNPFNAEVIGGVVDLLEAEGYLVSIVDTRDDPVRQSRQLEAFIRHGRGGLLWVPAMDTPEETFDLLRAQGIPTVTFLRNVRRDLDHVGIRNADATATATGHLIGLGHRRIAYLGGNDSSIVRRERVDGYRKAMVDRGLGSLVVWDCDDNKLAGLEAMTALRRAHPEVTALVCNGDMVALGASLAVTRSGLQPGRDMSIIGFDDIQDAAVATPPLTTMAVSPHKLGRRLARILLDRIEDPDMPPTTSEVTAELVVRDTTGALSRRGDVVGGDASGSAA; this is encoded by the coding sequence GTGGCTTCCGCAGTGAAGCGCCGCGCCTCGACTTCGTTCGAGGTTCCGCGCGCCGAGGGGGAAGGACGCGTCACTTTGGCGAAGTGGCCGCGAATCTCCTCCCTTGGCTCAAGCGTGATACATCGTTATACCTTGCGTCAACATTTTTTCCGAGACGACGACACCCCCTTCCGCAAATGGCGGTCGAAAATGGTTGAAACTCTGGGAATTTTTGTCAAAGACTTGGGCGTAACGATATATCTGATTGTGAGGCAGTTCGTGTCCGGCAAACCGACCTTGGGTACCGTCGCCAAAGCTGCGGGGGTCTCGATTCCCACGGTGAGCCAGGTATTGCGCGGAACCGGCCGCATTTCAGAGCAGACCCGCGACAAGGTGCTCGAGACGGCCCGCCAGCTGCACTATGTACCGAATTCTCGCGCCGCCGCGATCCGATCCGGGGACAACCACGAAATCGGGTTTGTCATCAACCAATTGCAGAACCCTTTTAACGCCGAGGTGATTGGCGGCGTCGTGGATCTGCTCGAAGCCGAAGGCTATCTGGTATCCATCGTCGACACGCGTGACGATCCGGTGCGGCAGTCTCGGCAACTCGAGGCCTTCATCCGGCACGGCCGCGGAGGTTTGTTGTGGGTGCCCGCGATGGACACGCCGGAAGAAACATTCGACCTGTTGCGCGCGCAGGGCATCCCGACCGTGACTTTCCTGAGAAACGTGCGGCGCGATCTGGATCATGTCGGTATCCGCAATGCCGACGCGACCGCGACAGCGACCGGACACCTGATCGGTCTGGGACACCGACGCATCGCCTATCTGGGCGGCAATGATTCCAGCATCGTTCGGCGCGAACGGGTCGACGGCTATCGCAAGGCGATGGTCGATCGCGGGCTTGGGTCTTTGGTGGTCTGGGATTGCGACGACAACAAGCTCGCGGGGCTCGAGGCGATGACGGCGCTGCGCCGCGCCCATCCGGAAGTGACGGCGCTGGTGTGCAATGGTGACATGGTCGCGCTAGGAGCCAGCCTGGCCGTGACCCGGTCGGGACTGCAGCCTGGACGCGACATGTCGATCATCGGCTTCGACGACATCCAGGATGCGGCCGTGGCCACGCCGCCGCTGACGACGATGGCGGTGTCGCCGCACAAACTGGGCCGCCGACTGGCGCGAATCCTGCTGGATCGCATCGAGGATCCGGACATGCCGCCCACCACGTCGGAGGTCACGGCCGAGCTCGTGGTGCGCGACACCACCGGTGCATTGTCGCGCAGGGGCGATGTCGTCGGAGGCGACGCTTCGGGTTCAGCCGCCTGA
- a CDS encoding ABC transporter substrate-binding protein: MTLFSRILGATSGVAFACSAFSAQADMLFWSTQAKPVEEAQAMREQVLAGFGETVDYQPNDGGPWLTRLQAELQAGSGTIAVLGALHGDFSAMNPDDLVDLSDMGVMSASGTFNTLAKLGTDSLQYIPWMQASYVMAANKEALQYLPEGADINALTYDQLIEWAANAHEAAGEPKFGFPAGPKGLKHRFFQGYLYPSYTNGVVRTFASDEAVTAWEKMRELWTHTNPASTNFSFMQEQLLSGDAWIVFDHTSRLAQAFNERPDDFVAFPAPAGPTGRGFMPVLAGVAIPRTAPDMEASKALIEYMLKPETQIATLRATNFFPVVDVDLPDDLPPSVKAAGNAIAKMSGSADANPGLLPAGLGDKGGEFNQVFVDSFERIVLAGQDIRAVLDDQKATLAAIMEATGAPCWAPDAPSEGACPVE; encoded by the coding sequence ATGACCCTATTTTCCAGGATTCTCGGCGCGACATCCGGCGTCGCTTTCGCATGCAGCGCCTTTTCGGCCCAGGCGGATATGCTGTTCTGGTCAACGCAGGCCAAACCCGTCGAAGAAGCGCAGGCGATGCGCGAACAGGTGCTGGCCGGATTCGGCGAAACCGTCGATTACCAGCCCAATGACGGTGGCCCCTGGCTGACACGTCTGCAGGCCGAACTGCAGGCCGGTTCGGGCACCATTGCCGTCTTGGGCGCGCTGCACGGTGATTTCTCGGCGATGAACCCCGATGATCTGGTCGACCTGTCGGACATGGGTGTCATGAGCGCATCGGGAACGTTCAACACGCTTGCCAAGCTGGGAACCGACAGCTTGCAGTACATTCCCTGGATGCAGGCCAGCTACGTCATGGCGGCCAACAAGGAAGCGCTGCAATACCTGCCCGAGGGCGCAGACATCAACGCGTTGACCTACGACCAACTGATCGAATGGGCCGCAAATGCGCATGAAGCGGCAGGTGAACCCAAGTTCGGCTTCCCGGCCGGCCCGAAGGGACTGAAGCACCGCTTTTTCCAGGGCTATCTCTATCCGTCCTACACCAACGGCGTCGTGCGCACCTTCGCCAGCGACGAGGCGGTCACCGCGTGGGAAAAGATGCGCGAGCTTTGGACGCACACCAATCCGGCCTCGACCAACTTCTCGTTCATGCAGGAACAGCTTTTGTCCGGCGATGCCTGGATCGTTTTCGATCACACCTCGCGTCTTGCGCAGGCGTTCAACGAACGCCCCGACGATTTCGTCGCCTTCCCGGCGCCGGCTGGTCCGACCGGGCGCGGCTTCATGCCTGTTCTTGCCGGTGTCGCAATCCCGCGCACCGCGCCCGACATGGAGGCGTCCAAGGCGCTGATCGAATACATGCTCAAGCCGGAAACGCAGATCGCGACGCTGCGCGCCACCAACTTTTTCCCGGTGGTCGACGTGGATCTTCCGGACGATCTGCCGCCATCGGTCAAGGCCGCGGGTAACGCGATCGCCAAGATGAGCGGCTCTGCCGATGCCAATCCGGGGCTTTTGCCGGCGGGCCTGGGCGACAAGGGCGGCGAATTCAACCAGGTCTTCGTCGACAGCTTTGAACGGATCGTTTTGGCCGGCCAGGACATCCGCGCCGTGCTCGACGATCAGAAGGCCACGCTGGCGGCGATCATGGAAGCCACCGGCGCGCCGTGCTGGGCGCCCGACGCACCGTCCGAAGGCGCCTGCCCGGTCGAATAA
- a CDS encoding carbohydrate ABC transporter permease: protein MNARLLPYVLILPVTLFLCLFFVYPFLLVSKQAFSTGEGFSLDNFRQVTSYWKFPISLRNTLLLAAAVVPIQLALALLMATMVNRMEKGRDLVLYVWTIPLGISDLAAGIIWLAIFEQSGFLNSMMTGLGLIDKPVNLLTFQNPGIVFLAIMLAEIWRATAIMLVILVAGIGLIPKEYYEAAEVFGASKWKQFLRITLPLLRPSLQTALVLRVILAFEVFAVVAALGGTLFPVLMGETYTYQFDLLNSGAAAAMALIILAISIAATLVILRVLRVPKGATI, encoded by the coding sequence ATGAACGCTCGGTTGCTACCCTATGTCCTGATCCTGCCGGTCACCCTGTTCCTGTGCCTGTTCTTTGTGTATCCGTTCCTGCTTGTCTCCAAGCAGGCCTTCAGCACCGGCGAAGGGTTCTCGCTCGACAATTTCAGGCAAGTGACCAGCTACTGGAAATTCCCGATCTCGTTGCGCAATACGTTGTTGCTGGCGGCGGCTGTCGTGCCGATCCAGCTGGCGCTGGCGCTTCTCATGGCCACCATGGTCAACCGGATGGAGAAGGGCCGCGACCTGGTGCTTTACGTCTGGACCATCCCGCTGGGGATCTCCGACCTGGCTGCAGGCATCATCTGGTTGGCCATCTTCGAGCAATCCGGCTTTCTGAACTCGATGATGACCGGGCTTGGGCTGATCGACAAACCGGTCAACCTGCTGACGTTCCAGAACCCCGGGATCGTGTTCCTGGCCATCATGCTGGCCGAGATCTGGCGGGCGACGGCGATCATGCTGGTGATCCTGGTGGCCGGCATCGGCCTGATCCCCAAGGAATACTACGAGGCGGCCGAAGTCTTCGGCGCCTCCAAGTGGAAACAGTTCCTGCGCATCACGCTGCCGCTACTTCGGCCGTCCCTGCAAACCGCGCTGGTCCTGCGGGTCATCCTGGCCTTCGAGGTTTTCGCGGTGGTCGCAGCCCTTGGCGGCACGCTGTTTCCGGTCCTCATGGGCGAAACCTATACCTATCAGTTCGACCTGCTGAATAGCGGAGCTGCCGCGGCCATGGCCTTGATCATCCTCGCCATTTCGATCGCGGCGACACTGGTGATCCTGCGGGTCCTGCGCGTTCCGAAAGGAGCCACGATATGA
- a CDS encoding carbohydrate ABC transporter permease: MTAVATDVAVPDTRRAGRLVYAAAVVLLCAWVLVPIYFLLINTLSSPDTVNGFPKPFIPEFDLASLQFFAGFAGMLTALKNSVLVAGLTMVMSILIGAPAGYALSRFEFRGKELFRLLILLTRAFPLPLLALPLAVMFIRTGLDDTVFGLALVHTTLAIPFSVLITYSLFSGIPLELEEAAWTLGCTRLTAFTKVVLPLILPGITASAIFAFVISWNEVFAAAVLTIENRTLTAFLLQNLDTSPLHLKFAGGFILVVPALVFIFAVRKYLFAMWGIANR; this comes from the coding sequence ATGACCGCCGTCGCCACCGATGTCGCGGTGCCCGATACCCGCAGGGCCGGCCGCCTGGTCTATGCCGCCGCCGTGGTGCTGCTGTGCGCCTGGGTACTGGTGCCGATCTACTTTCTGCTGATCAACACGCTGAGTTCGCCCGACACCGTGAACGGGTTTCCAAAGCCGTTCATCCCGGAATTCGATCTCGCGTCGCTGCAATTCTTCGCTGGCTTCGCGGGGATGCTGACTGCGCTCAAGAACTCGGTTCTGGTCGCCGGCCTGACGATGGTCATGTCGATCCTGATCGGCGCGCCGGCCGGTTACGCGCTGTCCCGTTTCGAATTCCGCGGCAAGGAGTTGTTCCGCCTGCTGATCCTGCTGACGCGCGCGTTTCCCCTGCCCCTTCTGGCGCTTCCGCTGGCGGTGATGTTCATCCGGACCGGGCTTGACGACACGGTATTCGGCCTGGCGCTGGTGCACACCACCCTGGCGATCCCGTTCTCGGTGCTGATCACCTACTCGCTGTTCTCGGGCATCCCGCTGGAGTTGGAAGAAGCGGCCTGGACCCTGGGCTGCACCCGGTTGACGGCCTTCACCAAGGTCGTTCTGCCACTGATCCTGCCTGGCATCACCGCATCGGCGATCTTCGCTTTCGTGATCTCGTGGAACGAGGTCTTCGCGGCCGCTGTTCTGACCATCGAGAACCGCACGCTGACCGCCTTTTTGCTGCAAAACCTGGATACCTCCCCGCTGCATCTGAAATTCGCGGGTGGCTTCATCCTCGTCGTGCCGGCGTTGGTCTTCATATTCGCCGTGCGCAAATACCTGTTCGCCATGTGGGGCATCGCCAACCGCTGA
- a CDS encoding ABC transporter ATP-binding protein: MAEIQIKSVAKKFGDYQALHDINLTIADQEFMVLLGASGCGKTTLLRIVAGLETATTGEVWIGGRRVDHLAPKDRGIAMVFQNYAVFPHLTVFENIGFGLRMRKLPNAEVAARVERVAGLMHIDQLLKRYSGELSGGQRQRVAVARALAMEPDVILMDEPLSNLDALLRMEMRAELKGVLAESNTTAIYVTHDQVEAMSMADRISVMHQGKIVQAASPIEVYRNPAAEFVASFIGNPPMNFLPAQSKGDGKWSVAGQVIDGPKTGKPLTFAIRPEDMRPASTGLTATAKVVEPLGAYLLVTCDVGGALFRAVLDSDTPVKPGDRLTLAPQPDRVRWFDPETTLAVA; this comes from the coding sequence ATGGCCGAGATCCAGATCAAGAGCGTCGCCAAGAAATTCGGCGATTACCAGGCGCTTCACGACATCAACCTGACCATCGCCGACCAGGAATTCATGGTGCTTCTGGGCGCTTCGGGCTGCGGCAAGACCACGCTTCTGCGGATCGTCGCCGGTCTTGAAACCGCAACCACCGGCGAAGTCTGGATCGGCGGGCGCCGGGTGGACCACCTTGCGCCCAAGGATCGTGGGATCGCCATGGTGTTCCAGAACTATGCCGTCTTTCCGCACCTGACGGTGTTCGAGAATATCGGTTTCGGCCTGCGCATGCGCAAACTGCCCAACGCCGAGGTCGCGGCTCGGGTCGAACGTGTGGCGGGGTTGATGCATATCGACCAATTGCTGAAACGCTATTCCGGTGAACTGTCGGGCGGTCAGCGCCAGCGCGTCGCCGTGGCCCGGGCGCTGGCTATGGAGCCCGACGTGATCCTGATGGACGAACCGCTGTCGAACCTCGATGCGCTTTTGCGGATGGAAATGCGGGCCGAGTTGAAAGGCGTGCTGGCCGAAAGCAACACCACGGCGATCTACGTCACCCACGACCAGGTCGAAGCGATGTCGATGGCCGACCGGATCAGCGTCATGCACCAGGGAAAGATCGTGCAGGCCGCATCGCCGATCGAGGTCTACCGCAATCCCGCGGCGGAATTCGTGGCCAGCTTCATCGGCAACCCGCCGATGAACTTCCTGCCTGCGCAGTCAAAGGGCGACGGCAAGTGGAGCGTGGCGGGTCAAGTCATCGACGGTCCGAAAACGGGCAAGCCGCTGACCTTTGCGATCCGTCCCGAAGACATGCGCCCGGCCTCCACCGGGCTGACGGCGACGGCCAAGGTGGTGGAACCGCTGGGTGCGTATCTTCTGGTCACCTGCGACGTGGGTGGCGCGTTGTTCCGCGCGGTTTTGGACAGCGACACGCCCGTCAAGCCCGGCGACAGGCTGACGCTTGCGCCGCAACCCGACCGGGTCCGCTGGTTCGATCCCGAAACCACACTGGCCGTTGCCTGA
- a CDS encoding amylo-alpha-1,6-glucosidase, with translation MRQDLIEQARGVLRRNDRGAYTVPTHGLYPFQWNWDSALSALGFSHFDEARAWTEIETLFAHQWADGMVPHIIFHQQDDGYFPGPDVWDTGRPVPTSGITQPAVAGFAIRRIFDRAGNRTLAERKARALLPRVHAWHQWFYRDRDPQGTGLVAILHPWESGRDNSVDWDDAFDRVPTDGVMPFRRRDTAHANPAHRPTDEQYKRYIWLVQHFRSLGWDNAKLHDASPFRIVDPGFNAILIRSCSDLAGLAEKLGEMEIAEQSRAFATRGIAAMDTLWNGKLGQYACQDRALGALIDSPSIGGLLAAFCAIPEHRAQAIAERIGKLAQSARFLVPSHDPEAPEFDSLRYWRGPVWLIVNYMIADGLKNAGQRAMSERIFSDCIRLIEESGFAEYYDPITAEGCGGGDFTWTAAMVIEILSTQKAPA, from the coding sequence ATGAGACAGGACCTGATCGAGCAAGCGCGCGGCGTGCTCAGGCGCAACGACCGCGGTGCCTATACCGTTCCGACGCACGGCCTCTACCCGTTCCAGTGGAACTGGGACTCGGCGCTGAGTGCGCTTGGCTTTTCGCATTTCGACGAGGCCCGAGCCTGGACCGAGATCGAGACGTTGTTCGCCCACCAATGGGCTGACGGCATGGTGCCGCACATCATCTTTCACCAGCAGGACGACGGCTATTTTCCGGGACCAGACGTCTGGGACACCGGTCGGCCGGTGCCGACCTCGGGGATCACGCAACCGGCCGTCGCGGGTTTTGCCATACGCCGGATCTTCGACCGTGCAGGCAACCGCACCCTCGCGGAACGCAAGGCCCGTGCACTGCTGCCGCGCGTTCATGCCTGGCATCAGTGGTTCTATCGCGACCGCGACCCGCAGGGCACGGGGTTGGTGGCGATCCTGCATCCCTGGGAATCCGGGCGCGACAATTCGGTCGATTGGGACGACGCGTTCGACCGCGTGCCCACCGACGGCGTCATGCCGTTCAGGCGCCGCGATACCGCGCATGCCAACCCGGCGCACCGACCGACGGACGAGCAATACAAGCGCTATATCTGGTTGGTGCAGCATTTCCGCAGCCTCGGCTGGGACAACGCGAAGCTGCACGATGCCTCGCCCTTCCGCATCGTCGATCCGGGTTTCAACGCGATCCTGATCCGGTCTTGCAGCGACCTGGCCGGCCTCGCCGAAAAGCTGGGCGAGATGGAAATCGCCGAACAGTCACGCGCCTTTGCCACGCGCGGCATCGCGGCGATGGACACTCTGTGGAACGGCAAGCTGGGCCAGTACGCGTGCCAGGACCGGGCGCTTGGCGCGCTGATCGACAGCCCGTCCATCGGCGGGCTGCTGGCGGCTTTCTGCGCCATTCCCGAACATCGCGCCCAAGCGATCGCCGAACGGATCGGGAAACTGGCCCAGAGCGCGCGGTTCCTGGTACCCAGCCACGATCCGGAGGCACCGGAATTCGACAGCCTGCGCTACTGGCGCGGCCCGGTGTGGCTGATCGTCAACTACATGATCGCCGACGGGTTGAAGAACGCCGGGCAACGGGCGATGTCCGAACGGATCTTTTCCGATTGTATCCGGCTGATCGAGGAAAGCGGCTTTGCCGAGTATTACGATCCGATCACGGCCGAAGGCTGCGGCGGCGGAGACTTTACCTGGACGGCGGCAATGGTGATAGAAATCCTCAGCACGCAGAAGGCCCCGGCATGA
- a CDS encoding D-lyxose/D-mannose family sugar isomerase produces the protein MKRSRINEIMAAADDMIRRYGFTLPPFAYWTPDEFKARKTDARHVIDARCGWDITDYGAGRFDEMGLFLFTLRNGLLADLRRGGGMCYAEKLLISRRDQLSPMHTHVIKAEDIINRGGATLVVELFGSDDAGGFAEDRGGTVWLDGIRHDYAPGEKLRLAPGESVTLRPGDWHAFWGDGGDVLIGEVSTVNDDETDNVFREPIGRFAEIEEDVAPTHLLVSDYRHRLD, from the coding sequence ATGAAACGCTCGCGCATCAACGAAATCATGGCCGCCGCGGACGACATGATCCGCCGGTACGGCTTTACCCTTCCGCCTTTCGCGTATTGGACCCCCGACGAGTTCAAGGCGCGCAAGACCGACGCACGTCATGTGATCGACGCCCGCTGCGGATGGGACATCACCGACTACGGCGCGGGGCGTTTCGACGAGATGGGGCTTTTCCTGTTCACCTTGCGCAATGGCTTGCTGGCCGATCTCAGGCGCGGCGGCGGCATGTGCTATGCCGAAAAGCTGCTGATCTCGCGACGCGATCAGCTTAGTCCGATGCACACGCATGTCATCAAGGCCGAGGACATCATCAATCGTGGCGGCGCGACGCTGGTGGTCGAGCTGTTCGGCTCGGACGACGCAGGCGGTTTCGCCGAAGACCGCGGCGGCACGGTCTGGTTGGACGGCATCCGCCACGACTATGCGCCCGGTGAAAAGCTGCGATTGGCTCCCGGTGAAAGCGTCACCTTGCGCCCCGGCGACTGGCACGCCTTCTGGGGCGATGGCGGCGACGTGCTGATCGGCGAAGTGTCGACCGTGAATGACGACGAGACCGACAATGTTTTCCGCGAACCGATCGGCCGCTTCGCCGAGATCGAGGAAGACGTTGCGCCGACGCATCTGCTGGTCAGCGACTACCGGCATCGGCTGGACTAG
- a CDS encoding MFS transporter, which produces MIEILADRTYRHLFLAQIVALLGTGLATVALGLLAFDLAGDRAAMVLGTVFAIKMVAYVGIAPIAGAFADRLPRRASLVTLDLIRAAVAVCLPFVSEIWQVYGLIFVLQSASAAFTPTFQATIPDVLTDEARYTRALSLSRLAYDVENIVSPTLAALLLAVMSYNVLFLGTAVGFAASALLVVSVLLPNPAPSTHRGIYDRTTRGIRIYLATPRLRGLLALNLAAAAAGAMVLVNSVVLVRGVLGLPESALAWTMFAFGAGSMLAALALPRLLDRLPDRPVMIGGAALMIVTLVGSATWIAVLGPAWSVLLAAWVLIGLGYSAVLTPSGRLLRRSAHAADRPALFAAQFALSHACWLLTYPLSGWLMTQFGPVAALILLASLASAGLVVSLRVWPGQDPETVEHRHDNLPLDHPHLQGQRRHSHPLIVDEHHPRWASKF; this is translated from the coding sequence ATGATCGAGATCCTTGCCGACCGCACCTATCGCCACCTGTTCCTGGCCCAGATCGTGGCCCTTCTGGGCACCGGCCTTGCGACCGTGGCGCTTGGTCTGCTGGCCTTCGACCTGGCCGGCGACCGCGCCGCGATGGTGCTGGGGACGGTCTTTGCCATCAAGATGGTCGCTTATGTCGGCATCGCGCCGATCGCGGGCGCCTTTGCGGACAGGCTGCCGCGCCGCGCTTCGCTGGTGACGCTTGACCTGATCCGTGCGGCCGTTGCCGTCTGCCTGCCTTTCGTGAGCGAGATCTGGCAGGTCTACGGGCTGATCTTTGTGTTGCAATCGGCCTCCGCCGCCTTCACGCCCACGTTCCAGGCCACGATACCCGATGTCCTGACGGATGAGGCGCGCTATACCCGCGCGCTTTCGCTGTCGCGCCTGGCCTATGATGTGGAAAACATCGTCAGCCCGACACTTGCCGCGCTTTTGCTGGCGGTCATGAGCTATAACGTTTTGTTCCTGGGCACGGCGGTGGGGTTTGCCGCTTCGGCACTGCTGGTGGTCTCGGTACTGCTGCCCAACCCGGCTCCGTCAACGCATCGCGGCATCTACGATCGCACCACGCGCGGCATCCGGATCTACCTGGCCACACCGCGTCTGCGTGGCCTGCTGGCATTGAACCTTGCCGCGGCCGCCGCGGGCGCGATGGTGCTGGTAAATTCCGTCGTTCTGGTGCGCGGCGTGCTGGGTTTGCCTGAAAGCGCGTTGGCCTGGACGATGTTCGCGTTCGGGGCGGGGTCGATGTTGGCGGCACTGGCGTTGCCGCGACTGCTGGACCGCCTGCCGGACCGGCCGGTCATGATCGGCGGAGCGGCGCTGATGATCGTGACCCTGGTTGGCTCTGCGACCTGGATCGCCGTGCTTGGCCCTGCCTGGTCCGTCTTGTTGGCCGCCTGGGTGCTGATCGGGCTGGGGTATTCCGCCGTTCTGACACCGTCGGGTCGCCTGCTGCGGCGTTCGGCCCATGCCGCAGACCGGCCCGCGCTTTTCGCAGCGCAATTCGCGCTCAGCCATGCCTGCTGGCTGCTGACCTATCCGCTGTCGGGGTGGCTGATGACGCAATTCGGCCCGGTCGCGGCGTTGATCCTTCTGGCAAGTCTGGCGTCGGCGGGTTTGGTCGTGTCGCTGCGGGTTTGGCCCGGGCAGGATCCCGAAACGGTCGAGCACAGGCACGACAACCTGCCGCTGGACCATCCCCATCTGCAGGGGCAACGGCGGCATTCCCATCCGCTGATAGTCGATGAGCACCATCCGAGATGGGCATCGAAGTTCTGA